The following are encoded in a window of Plectropomus leopardus isolate mb chromosome 23, YSFRI_Pleo_2.0, whole genome shotgun sequence genomic DNA:
- the cnpy3 gene encoding LOW QUALITY PROTEIN: protein canopy homolog 3 (The sequence of the model RefSeq protein was modified relative to this genomic sequence to represent the inferred CDS: deleted 1 base in 1 codon), with translation MKLAFDETGKTKEVINRNYRFIDSKGAPPIKYNKSDLRFIEVVENVCQRLLEYNLHKERSGSNRFAKGMSETFSTLHGLVNKGVNVVMDIPYELWNETSAEVADLKKQCDVLIEKYEDVIEDWYKGSQEEDLTTYLCEKHVLKGQDTACLNEDWTPKKKGDQAAIAEDKKKKKKKKGGKKSEGGDGSSEGEKTTKKKKEKKVKKKKKSKAAAEKTDGGASSDEDIQPPVPLSGQKTEL, from the exons ATGAAGTTGGCGTTCGATGAGACGGGGAAGACCAAAGAAGTCATCAACAGGAACTACCGCTTCATCGACAGCAAGGGGGCGCCGCCGATCAAATACAACAAGTC AGACCTGCGATTCATCGAGGTTGTAGAAAATGTGTGTCAGAGGCTGTTAGAGTACAATCTGCACAAGGAGAGAAGTGGAAGCAACCGCTTTGCCAag ggcaTGTCGGAGACCTTCTCCACCCTTCATGGTTTGGTGAATAAAGGCGTGAACGTGGTGATGGATATTCCCTACGAGCTGTGGAACGAGACTTCAGCAGAAGTGGCCGACCTGAAaaaacag TGCGACGTGTTGATAGAGAAATATGAGGACGTGATTGAAGACTGGTACAAAGGCAGCCAGGAGGAAGACCTGACCACATATTTATGTGAGAAGCACGTCCTCAAAGGACAggacacag CCTGTCTGAACGAGGACTGGACCCCAAAAAAGAAGGGAGACCAGGCGGCTATTGCAgaggacaagaagaagaagaaaaagaagaagggagGGAAGAAGAGCGAGGGAGGAGACGGCAGCTCGGAGGGCGAGAAGACGaccaagaagaagaaagagaagaaggtgaagaagaag aaaaagagcaaAGCCGCGGCGGAGAAGACGGACGGAGGGGCGTCGTCGGACGAGGACATCCAGCCGCCGGTGCCTCTGTCCGGGCAGAAGACGGAGCTGTGA